The DNA sequence CTGAAGCGTAATGAATATTGGACAACATGTAAAATATGACATAACGAGAATTTTCAGAAGTCCTTTAGGTTACTTAGGATTTTTAATATCAATATTGCCAGGTCTAGGCGGTATAATTGCTGTTCAAACATTAGATGCGCCATTCAATGCGCAAGTTATTTTATCAATGTTTATCATGTTTGGTGGACTTGTTTTAGTGATGTTTACAATGAGGACAATTGTACGTGATATGCAATATGGCACAATTCAATTGTTTTTAAACTCTAAATTAAATAGAGTGAAATATTTATATGGTAAGTTAATATCCGTAATAAGTATTACAGTAATATTTACGTTATTTGGAATGTTATTTACATTACTAGCAGGAGCGATAGTAGGGTATGGAGAACTTGCCTATACTGATTTCTTAAAACTGTTAGGTGTACTAGTACTTATCGTGCTATTTTATGTTACGTTGCTTAATATTCTTAACTTATTGACTGGTAAATCGGCAATTGTTTATACAGCAGCAATTCTATTGCTTATCTTTTTACCAACAATATTTGATGCATTAATATTTATTCCTAAATATGGACCGGATCTAGCTGAAATGATGAAGTATAATCCATTAAGTTTTCTACCTAGAGTATTCAGTTCAGGTGCGTTAACTATGAAAGGTTATCAAATTTGGATTTCAATTGCTTGTATCGTCATTTTCACAGCAATCAATCATTACATTATAAGAAATAAGAATATATAATGGTTAATCCCTCACTTCTATGTTAAATTTAAGTTATTAGACATATGAGTGAGGGATTTTTTTGGGTAAAAGGTTTATAAAACATTACATTATTATAGGTATTTTATGTATTATAGCGAGTTTCTTTTTTGAAGGTACACCTAAAGCGTTAATGATTGGTGCGGCATTAGGTTTCTTTTTAACTGCAGTTATTGCTAAATTTGAAAAAGAAGATAAAGTCGATGAACATCCTGATAAAACAAAGCAGGATCAAAATAAAAAAGGGTAGAGACATTGATGTTTTTACCTGATTTTTCTATTGCATGAATAAATTCGCAATAAGTGATTATGATATTCAGTCACTATTGCGGGGGTGAGACACGTAATCTAATGAGAAATTTTAGATTGATGTCTCACTCCTTTTTATTAAATTGAGGTGAAAATATGTTACGAAGTTTACTATTTAAAAAATTAGAACAAAAAGAACAAGAAATGATTAAGCATTATCAAAATTTACATCAATTTCCGGAACCTTCATTTAATGAAGTGAAAACTTCACAATATATAGAAGCTTTTTATAAAGATAAAGATGTTCGTTTACATACAAGAATCGGTGGTCATTATGGTTTAATCGTTGAAATAGAAGGGAACAGCCCGGGAAGAACGATTGCTTTAAGAGCGGATTTTGATGCTTTAAATATTCAAGAAGAAACGGGATTACCATTTTCATCAAAGAATGAAGGATGGATGCACGCATGCGGACACGATGCACATACTGCATATTTAATGATTCTTGCAGAAAGTTTAATAGAATTAAAAGATTCTTTGCCTGGAAAAGTCGTTATTATTCATCAACATGCTGAAGAGTTAGCTCCAGGTGGTGCAATCGATATGTTAGAATCCGGATTTTTAAATGATGTAGATGAAATTTATGGCATACACCTATTTCCAGACTATACACCTGACGTAATATCGTATAGAAAAGGACCAACTATGGGAGGACGTTCATTATTCCGTTTAAAAGTAAAAGGTAAAGGCGGACATGGGTCAAGTCCACATTTAGCTAATGATGCTATTATGGCTGCCAGTACTTTTGTAACAAATGTTCAAACAGTCGTTTCGAGAAGGCTGAATCCATTTGATATGGGTGTTGTAACGATAAGTTCATTCAATGGATTAGGATCTTTAAATGTTATACAAGAAAATGTAGAGCTTGCCGGCGATGTGAGATATATGGAAAGCCGTATTGGTCACCAAATTCATGATGAAATCTTGCAACTAATAGAAGGTTTAGAAGAATCATATAATGTGAAATGTGATTTCCAATATGAACTTGACTGTATTCCACTTATTAATCATTATAAGCAAACTGATTATTTAGTAGATATACTTGCTACGAGCCAAGGCGAATACTTTCAATCATTAAAAGAACACGAACAATTAACAAGTTCAGAAGACTTCGCCAGTTACTTAGAAAAGATACCAGGTTCATTCTTCTTTATAGGATGTAAACCATATCATTTAGAAGAAGCGTATTACAATCATAGTCCTAAATTTGTTGTGAACGAAGATGCTTTACTAACTGCGAGTAAGGCATTAGGAGAAGTTGTATTAAATAGATTAAATATAGAAGATTAAAAAAAGACTGCCAACAAAGTCACTTAATGTGAAATGCTGGCAGTCTTTTGCGTATGAATATTTGAGCATTTATACAAGATTGACGGGAGGTGTTCTAACGACACTTTTCAATTAAATACTTCAGACAAAAATAAAAAAATAAAATAAATTTTGTAGTAACCGTTTACAAATGTAAGGAAAACGTTTACAATAACTTGTATACAAGTATACGAACTGTGTGGAGGGATGCATTTGAAACATCATTATCATTACCCTAGTGAATGGTTAAAGCATCGTTCAACTGGTGAACAAGTAGCGAGTGAGATTAGACTTGCTATTATAAGTAAGGAGATCGTTAAGGGTGATAAATTAAGTGAAAATAAGATTGCTCAACAATTTGAGGTTAGTCGATCGCCTGTAAGGGATGCATTTAAATTGTTACAGCAAGACAACTTAATATCTCTTGAAAGAATGGGAGCTGTTGTACTTGGATTATCAGATAATAATCAGAAAGAAATATATGATATTAGACTCATGTTAGAATCTTTTGTATTTGAAAGATTACAAAATGATAATAACGCTGAAGTCATTCAACAGTTAAATAAAATTTTGAAAATGATGACGGTAGCAATAGAGTTTGAAGATGCAGATGAATTTACGAGGTTAGATTTATTGTTTCATGAATCCATGATAACAGCTATCAATCATCAATATATTGAAATGATTTGGCATAGTTTAACACCTGTTATGGAATGTTTAATTTTAGTATCTATGAGACAAAGAATGCAAAATGATCCAAAAGATTTCGATAGGGTCATTCATAATCATAAAGTTTATATAGAAGCGATTGAAACGAAAAATAGAAATAAAATGAAAGAAGCATTCCATTTGAATTTTGATGATGTAGATGAACAAATTGATGTTCTATGGAATTCACAAATCAACTTAGACAGAAAGTAGGATAATAATGAAATACATGATAGGTATTGATATAGGTACAACAAGCACAAAGGCAGTAATTTATGATGAGGAAGGTAATTTTCTTAAAAAACATAGTAACGAATATCCAATGACAACGACTGAAATAGGGGTTGCAGAGGAAAATCCTGCTGAAATTTTTGACGCTGTTCTTTTTACAGTTAAAAGAGTCGTAAGAGATATTGGTGCTAAACCTGAAGATATTAAATTATTAAGCTTTAGTAGTGCAATGCACAGTTTAATAGCGATGGATAAGAATAACCAACCATTAACTGAATGTATTACATGGGCAGATAATAGAGCGAGAGAATATGCTGATATTATTAATGATCAACATGAAGGCATTGAAATTTATAAAAGAACAGGGACACCTATACATCCGATGTCACCACTGTCTAAAATTTATTGGTTAAAAAATGAACATCCTGAAATATATAACAATACGCATAAGTGGATTGATATTAAATCTTATGTATTTTATCAATTATTTGAAGAATATGTGATGGACCATTCAATAGGGTCTGCTACAGGCATGATGAATTTAAAATCATTAAGCTGGGATGAAGAAGCATTAGAATTATTAGGAATTAATGAAGAACAATTACCAACACTTGTGCCGACTACATATATTATGAAAAATGTTTCAGAAAAATATGCAGATATAATGGGCATCAATCATGAAACACCAATTATTGTTGGTGCATCTGATGGTGTGTTATCAAACTTAGGCGTCAATAGTTTTAGAGAAGGCGAAGTAGCTGTAACGATAGGAACGAGTGGTGCAATTAGAACGATAATTGATGAGCCTAAAACTGACGATAAAGGAAGAATTTTCTGTTACGTCTTAACGGAAGATCACTATTGTATCGGTGGTCCAGTTAATAACGGCGGTGTCGTCTTAAGATGGTTACGAGATGAACTGTTAGCAAGTGAAGTTGAAACTGCAAAACGTCTAGGCGTTGATTCATATGATGTATTAACAAAAATTGCGAGTCGTGTGAAACCTGGAGCAAATGGCCTTTTATTCCATCCGTATTTAGCTGGCGAAAGAGCGCCTTTATGGAATGCAAATGCGAGAGGTAGTTACTTTGGATTAACGTTAACGCACAAAAAAGAACATATGATTAGAGCAGCTTTAGAAGGTGTATTACTAAACCTTTACACTGTATATCTTGCTTTAATAGAAGTGATGGATAAATCACCTGAACAAATTAAAGCAACTGGTGGATTTGCTAAAAGTGAAGTATGGAGACAAATGATGGCTGACATATTTGATACTTCAGTTGAAGTGCCTGAAAGTTATGAAAGTTCATGTTTAGGCGCTTGTGTATTAGCTTTAAAAGCTTTAGGGGAAATTGAAAACTTTGATGTATTAGATAATATGGTTGGTAAGACGTATCAACATAATCCAATTCAAGAAAATGTTGATATTTATCAATCACTTATACCAATCTTTATCAATTTAAGCCGTAAATTATCAGATGAATATGATTTGATTACAGAATTTCAAGAAAAGCATTCATAAGGAGATGTTAATATGTTTTCAGAAATCGCACCTTTATTAATAGTAGCTTTAGCAATTGTTATATTATTAGGTTTAATTATGTGGTTGAAACTTAATACATTTGTATCACTTATTATCACTGCAATGGTTACAGGTATTTTACTTGGTATGCCATTAAGTAAAATAATCGGAACTATTGAAACAGGTATGGGCTCAACACTTGGTCATATTGCTTTAATATTTGGACTAGGGGCTATGCTCGGTAAACTATTATCCGATGGCGGTGGTGCAACAAGAATCGCCGACACTTTAATTAACAAATTTGGTCAAAAACGTATACAATGGGCAGTTGTGACTGCATCATTTATTATCGGTATCGCATTATTCTTTGAAGTTGGTTTAGTATTATTAATTCCAATTGTATTTACGATAGCTAAACAATCAAAAGTATCAACACTATACTTAGGTATTCCGATGACTGCAGCTTTATCAGTAACACATGGATTCTTACCACCACATCCAGGTCCAGTTATGATTGCTAAAGAATTTGGAGCAGACATTGGACAAGTACTATTATTTG is a window from the Mammaliicoccus sp. Marseille-Q6498 genome containing:
- a CDS encoding ABC transporter permease, producing MNIGQHVKYDITRIFRSPLGYLGFLISILPGLGGIIAVQTLDAPFNAQVILSMFIMFGGLVLVMFTMRTIVRDMQYGTIQLFLNSKLNRVKYLYGKLISVISITVIFTLFGMLFTLLAGAIVGYGELAYTDFLKLLGVLVLIVLFYVTLLNILNLLTGKSAIVYTAAILLLIFLPTIFDALIFIPKYGPDLAEMMKYNPLSFLPRVFSSGALTMKGYQIWISIACIVIFTAINHYIIRNKNI
- a CDS encoding amidohydrolase is translated as MLRSLLFKKLEQKEQEMIKHYQNLHQFPEPSFNEVKTSQYIEAFYKDKDVRLHTRIGGHYGLIVEIEGNSPGRTIALRADFDALNIQEETGLPFSSKNEGWMHACGHDAHTAYLMILAESLIELKDSLPGKVVIIHQHAEELAPGGAIDMLESGFLNDVDEIYGIHLFPDYTPDVISYRKGPTMGGRSLFRLKVKGKGGHGSSPHLANDAIMAASTFVTNVQTVVSRRLNPFDMGVVTISSFNGLGSLNVIQENVELAGDVRYMESRIGHQIHDEILQLIEGLEESYNVKCDFQYELDCIPLINHYKQTDYLVDILATSQGEYFQSLKEHEQLTSSEDFASYLEKIPGSFFFIGCKPYHLEEAYYNHSPKFVVNEDALLTASKALGEVVLNRLNIED
- a CDS encoding GntR family transcriptional regulator gives rise to the protein MHLKHHYHYPSEWLKHRSTGEQVASEIRLAIISKEIVKGDKLSENKIAQQFEVSRSPVRDAFKLLQQDNLISLERMGAVVLGLSDNNQKEIYDIRLMLESFVFERLQNDNNAEVIQQLNKILKMMTVAIEFEDADEFTRLDLLFHESMITAINHQYIEMIWHSLTPVMECLILVSMRQRMQNDPKDFDRVIHNHKVYIEAIETKNRNKMKEAFHLNFDDVDEQIDVLWNSQINLDRK
- the gntK gene encoding gluconokinase, with the protein product MKYMIGIDIGTTSTKAVIYDEEGNFLKKHSNEYPMTTTEIGVAEENPAEIFDAVLFTVKRVVRDIGAKPEDIKLLSFSSAMHSLIAMDKNNQPLTECITWADNRAREYADIINDQHEGIEIYKRTGTPIHPMSPLSKIYWLKNEHPEIYNNTHKWIDIKSYVFYQLFEEYVMDHSIGSATGMMNLKSLSWDEEALELLGINEEQLPTLVPTTYIMKNVSEKYADIMGINHETPIIVGASDGVLSNLGVNSFREGEVAVTIGTSGAIRTIIDEPKTDDKGRIFCYVLTEDHYCIGGPVNNGGVVLRWLRDELLASEVETAKRLGVDSYDVLTKIASRVKPGANGLLFHPYLAGERAPLWNANARGSYFGLTLTHKKEHMIRAALEGVLLNLYTVYLALIEVMDKSPEQIKATGGFAKSEVWRQMMADIFDTSVEVPESYESSCLGACVLALKALGEIENFDVLDNMVGKTYQHNPIQENVDIYQSLIPIFINLSRKLSDEYDLITEFQEKHS